A portion of the Pseudoxanthomonas sp. JBR18 genome contains these proteins:
- a CDS encoding AbrB family transcriptional regulator: MPSRLFPHPRPAWQRWLLLVAVSLALVVVLEAAHLSAALLLGPMVAAIGLAVTGGAVPVHRVAFAFSQGVVGAMIARSMPASILGEVVRDAPLFVGCVLAVIVVAVLLGLLLQRWRILPGTTALWGTFPGAASAMALMSASFGGDMRLVAFMQYLRVVLVAVAASIVARLWHVSGHGATPMAWLAIGDVRAAALTLAVITVSVWAAVRLKVPAGPLLVPLVVCVALQDTGLLQVTLPPLLLAASYAVLGWSIGLRFTPDVLRNALGALPRVLGAMLALLTLCGGIAWALVALAGVSPLTAYLATSPGGADSVAIIAASSAQVDVPFVMAMQTARLLVVLILGPVIARWLGRRVQT, encoded by the coding sequence GTGCCCAGCCGGCTCTTTCCCCATCCACGACCGGCCTGGCAACGCTGGCTGCTGCTGGTCGCGGTCTCCCTGGCCTTGGTGGTCGTGCTGGAAGCGGCGCACCTGTCGGCGGCGCTGTTGTTGGGGCCGATGGTCGCGGCGATCGGCCTGGCGGTCACCGGGGGCGCGGTGCCGGTGCACCGGGTGGCGTTCGCGTTCTCCCAGGGCGTGGTCGGCGCGATGATCGCGCGCAGCATGCCGGCCTCGATCCTGGGCGAAGTGGTGCGCGATGCGCCGCTGTTCGTTGGCTGCGTGCTGGCGGTGATCGTGGTGGCGGTGCTGCTGGGTCTGCTGCTGCAGCGCTGGCGCATCCTGCCGGGCACGACGGCGCTGTGGGGCACCTTCCCCGGCGCGGCTTCGGCGATGGCGCTGATGTCGGCCTCGTTCGGCGGCGACATGCGCCTGGTGGCCTTCATGCAGTACCTGCGCGTGGTGCTGGTGGCCGTCGCGGCTTCGATCGTCGCCCGACTGTGGCACGTGTCCGGGCATGGCGCGACGCCCATGGCGTGGCTGGCGATCGGCGACGTGCGGGCCGCTGCGCTGACCTTGGCGGTGATTACGGTGAGCGTGTGGGCAGCTGTGCGGCTCAAGGTGCCCGCCGGGCCTTTGCTGGTGCCGCTGGTGGTATGCGTGGCACTCCAGGACACCGGCCTGCTGCAGGTGACCCTGCCGCCGTTGCTGCTCGCCGCGAGCTACGCGGTACTAGGCTGGAGCATCGGGCTGCGCTTCACCCCGGACGTGCTGCGCAATGCGCTGGGCGCGTTGCCAAGGGTGCTGGGCGCCATGCTTGCCCTGCTGACGCTGTGCGGCGGCATCGCCTGGGCGCTGGTCGCGCTGGCCGGGGTCAGCCCGTTGACCGCCTACCTGGCGACAAGTCCGGGCGGCGCGGATTCGGTGGCGATCATCGCGGCATCCTCGGCGCAGGTGGACGTGCCGTTCGTGATGGCCATGCAGACCGCACGCCTGCTGGTAGTCCTGATCCTGGGGCCGGTCATCGCGCGCTGGCTGGGCCGGCGCGTGCAGACCTAG
- a CDS encoding TetR/AcrR family transcriptional regulator, translated as MASQKSTQAVPPKRQRGRERVAAILDAAAQLFVEQGQAVTMTEIAARSGTAIGSLYRFFPTREALIAVLLERYAEHLRAALTSLQARAPALDPEALANDLLALATDLKLERAAALALLDHIEDDALRQQLRTEMHQGVAAILIGAGIAPGAAPAVAAAVILVIKAAGTLALQPDSAPALAELHRMLRGYLAGLAAPARRD; from the coding sequence ATGGCCTCGCAAAAGTCAACCCAGGCCGTGCCCCCCAAGCGCCAGCGCGGACGCGAACGCGTCGCCGCGATCCTCGATGCCGCCGCCCAGCTCTTCGTCGAACAGGGCCAGGCGGTCACGATGACCGAGATCGCCGCCCGCTCGGGCACGGCGATCGGCTCGCTGTACCGCTTCTTCCCGACCCGCGAGGCGCTCATCGCCGTCCTGCTGGAACGCTATGCAGAACACCTGCGTGCGGCCCTGACCTCGCTGCAGGCGCGTGCGCCCGCCTTGGACCCGGAGGCCCTGGCCAATGACCTGCTGGCCCTGGCCACGGACCTCAAGCTCGAGCGCGCCGCCGCGCTGGCGCTGCTGGACCACATCGAGGACGATGCGCTGCGACAGCAACTGCGCACCGAAATGCACCAGGGTGTAGCGGCGATTCTGATCGGTGCGGGCATCGCGCCGGGCGCCGCCCCTGCCGTCGCGGCGGCGGTCATCCTGGTGATCAAGGCCGCCGGCACCCTGGCGTTGCAGCCGGATAGCGCGCCAGCGCTGGCCGAACTCCATCGCATGCTGCGGGGCTATCTCGCTGGGCTTGCCGCGCCGGCCCGCCGGGACTGA
- a CDS encoding hydrolase yields MLTLPLSRTALVLIDLQHGTTAMPLQPITGPELVTRAKATAARFREAGAPVVLVNVDFGPGLVDAPRQPVDAAPRANGPLPDDWAVLVDGLEHPGDLRVTKRQWGAFTGTGLEQRLRRRGIDTIVLGGIATNFGVESTARHAWELGFAVVIAPDLCASVSTELHEMTLQHVLPRVARIVSSEAIALQA; encoded by the coding sequence ATGCTCACCCTCCCTCTCAGCCGGACCGCGCTGGTCCTGATCGACCTGCAGCACGGGACGACTGCCATGCCGCTGCAGCCCATTACCGGCCCTGAACTGGTGACTCGCGCCAAGGCCACCGCCGCACGCTTCCGCGAGGCGGGCGCGCCGGTGGTCCTGGTCAACGTCGACTTCGGCCCGGGCCTTGTCGATGCCCCCAGACAGCCCGTCGATGCCGCGCCACGTGCCAATGGGCCGCTTCCGGACGACTGGGCCGTCCTGGTCGACGGGCTGGAGCATCCCGGCGACCTGCGGGTGACCAAGCGCCAGTGGGGGGCGTTCACCGGCACCGGGCTGGAGCAGCGGCTGCGTCGCCGGGGCATCGACACTATCGTCCTGGGCGGCATCGCCACCAACTTCGGCGTCGAGTCCACCGCCCGCCACGCCTGGGAACTGGGCTTCGCCGTGGTCATCGCCCCAGACCTGTGCGCCAGCGTGTCGACCGAACTGCACGAGATGACCCTGCAGCATGTCCTGCCGCGCGTCGCGCGCATCGTGTCCAGCGAGGCCATCGCCCTGCAGGCCTGA